One genomic region from Osmerus eperlanus chromosome 6, fOsmEpe2.1, whole genome shotgun sequence encodes:
- the si:ch73-139j3.4 gene encoding tetraspanin-19 encodes MKVEEKLHLLKFFSAIFNTFFGILGVSIFGCALWILFDTGSFVAVLKSDVKTFAGCLFVVGLVATSVSVVGCAGAHLENRCLLVLDTIFLICIVLGQVFVTVLLLLNQGKVENILSEKVDAIISEYGNGTSGLEWKLLDNVQHYGQCCGRESHADWMKNFFISSLNLSWVNSSMVFPCSCFNSSGCSILASNITLFGTGSHYTEGCQNKILNWLKENIFAILGIDLGLLLIQVLQFVVAVYLFQNVGLKSRLRHACQLVQNPEPSNNSLEPNHGYPEPNHGYPEPNRGYPEPNRGYPEPNRGYQEPNLGYPETNCGYPETNLAYPETNLGESNLGYPETNYAYSDQNQAVQYYAHLEPTQTYQNPNQMRF; translated from the exons ATGAAGGTGGAAGAGAAGTTACACTTATTGAAATTCTTCTCAGCCATTTTCAACACCTTTTTTGGG ATTCTGGGTGTCAGTATCTTTGGATGTGCATTGTGGATTTTGTTTGATACAGGAAGTTTTGTGGCAGTCCTCAAATCTG acgtGAAGACATTTGCTGGATGTCTGTTCGTCGTTGGCCTGGTGGCAACCTCTGTGAGTGTAGTAGGTTGTGCAGGTGCTCATTTGGAAAACAGGTGCCTGTTAGTGTTG GACACGATCTTCCTCATCTGCATTGTTCTTGGCCAAGTATTTGTCACAGTCCTTCTACTACTTAACCAAGGGAAA GTAGAAAATATACTGTCTGAAAAAGTGGATGCAATCATTTCTGAGTATGGAAATGGCACCTCTGGACTAGAATGGAAACTTCTAGATAATGTGCAGCACTAT GGCCAGTGCTGTGGTAGAGAGAGCCATGCTGATTGGATGAAAAACTTCTTCATTTCGAGTCTGAATCTAAGTTGGGTCAATTCATCAATGGTGTTTCCATGTTCCTGCTTTAATTCCTCAGGCTGCTCCATCCTCGCAAGCAATATAACACTTTTTGGAACAGGATCACACTATACAGAG GGCTGTCAAAACAAGATACTGAATTGGCTGAAAGAGAACATTTTTGCAATACTGGGCATTGACCTTGGCCTCCTACTTATTCAG GTGTTACAGTTTGTGGTGGCAGTGTATCTGTTCCAGAATGTTGGTCTTAAATCCAGACTAAGACATGCTTGTCAGTTGGTCCAGAACCCAGAACCAAGTAACAACTCCCTAGAGCCCAACCATGGCTACCCAGAGCCCAACCATGGCTACCCAGAACCCAACCGTGGATACCCAGAACCCAACCGTGGCTACCCAGAACCCAACCGTGGCTACCAAGAGCCCAACCTTGGCTACCCAGAAACCAACTGTGGCTACCCAGAAACCAACCTTGCCTACCCAGAAACCAACCTTGGCGAGTCCAATCTAGGCTACCCTGAGACTAACTATGCCTACTCAGACCAAAACCAAGCAGTACAGTACTATGCCCACCTAGAACCAACTCAAACCTACCAAAATCCAAACCAAATGAGGTTTTAG